In Duganella zoogloeoides, a single genomic region encodes these proteins:
- the nadB gene encoding L-aspartate oxidase: protein MKFDVAIVGSGLAGLSVALHLAETRTVAIISKRALRDGASNWAQGGIAAVLDSGDSHHQHIDDTLVAGGGLCDESATRFIVEHGREAIEWLIAQGVPFTRDANAELGFHLTREGGHSQRRIIHAADATGHAVQVTLEEKVRAHPNISLFEHHCAIDLITSDKVNPDARRHSQPKCHGLYVQDERSGVVHTFAAEHTVLATGGAGKVYLYTTNPDTASGDGIAMAWRAGCRISNMEFIQFHPTCLYHPYAKSFLITEAIRGEGGLLKLPPEAGAAAGTRFMLAHDDRAELAPRDVVARAIDFEIKKRGLDYVHLDISHKPADWLIEHFPTIYARCLELGIDITKEPIPIVPAAHYTCGGVVTDLQGRTDLPGLYAVGETACTGLHGANRLASNSLLECVVVGSACARDIAAKEKGEIPYLPDWDESRVTDADEEVVIAHNWDELRRFMWNYVGIVRTTKRLERAQHRIALLKEEIDEYYRNFRITHDLLELRNLVDVASLIVNSALQRRESRGLHFSRDYPETLPKALPSILTPPRRN from the coding sequence ATGAAATTTGATGTTGCAATCGTTGGCAGCGGACTGGCCGGCCTCTCGGTCGCCCTGCACCTCGCCGAAACCCGTACTGTCGCCATTATTTCCAAACGTGCCTTGCGAGATGGCGCCAGCAACTGGGCCCAGGGCGGCATCGCCGCGGTGCTCGATTCCGGCGACAGCCACCACCAGCACATCGACGACACGCTCGTTGCCGGCGGTGGTCTGTGCGACGAAAGCGCCACGCGTTTCATCGTCGAACATGGCCGCGAAGCGATCGAATGGCTGATCGCCCAAGGCGTTCCCTTTACCCGCGACGCCAATGCTGAACTGGGCTTCCACCTCACCCGCGAGGGTGGCCACAGCCAGCGCCGCATCATCCACGCGGCCGACGCCACCGGTCACGCGGTGCAGGTCACGCTCGAAGAAAAGGTGCGCGCCCACCCGAATATCTCGCTGTTCGAGCACCACTGCGCGATCGACCTGATCACGTCCGACAAGGTCAATCCGGACGCCAGGCGCCACTCGCAACCGAAGTGCCACGGCCTGTACGTACAGGATGAACGCAGCGGCGTGGTCCATACCTTTGCGGCCGAACACACGGTGCTGGCCACCGGCGGCGCCGGCAAGGTGTACCTGTACACCACCAACCCGGACACCGCCAGCGGCGACGGCATCGCCATGGCGTGGAGGGCCGGTTGCCGCATCTCGAACATGGAGTTCATCCAGTTCCATCCGACCTGCCTGTACCACCCGTATGCGAAGTCGTTCCTGATCACGGAAGCGATCCGTGGCGAAGGCGGTTTGCTCAAGCTGCCGCCCGAAGCCGGCGCCGCCGCCGGCACCCGCTTCATGCTGGCCCACGACGACCGCGCCGAGCTGGCCCCGCGCGACGTGGTGGCCCGCGCCATCGACTTCGAGATCAAGAAGCGCGGCCTCGATTACGTCCACCTCGACATCAGCCACAAGCCGGCCGACTGGCTGATCGAACACTTCCCCACCATTTACGCGCGGTGCCTGGAGCTGGGCATCGACATTACGAAAGAACCGATCCCGATCGTGCCGGCCGCGCACTACACGTGCGGCGGCGTGGTCACCGACCTGCAAGGCCGCACCGATTTACCGGGCCTGTACGCGGTCGGCGAGACGGCCTGCACCGGGCTGCACGGCGCCAACCGGCTGGCCAGCAACTCGCTGCTCGAATGCGTGGTGGTGGGCAGTGCTTGCGCGCGCGATATCGCTGCGAAGGAAAAAGGCGAAATCCCGTACCTGCCCGACTGGGACGAGAGCCGCGTGACCGACGCCGACGAAGAAGTGGTGATCGCCCACAACTGGGACGAACTGCGCCGCTTCATGTGGAACTACGTGGGCATCGTGCGCACCACCAAGCGTCTTGAGCGCGCACAGCACCGCATTGCGCTGCTCAAGGAAGAAATCGACGAGTATTACCGCAACTTCCGCATCACCCACGACCTGCTGGAACTGCGTAACCTGGTCGATGTGGCGAGCCTGATCGTCAACAGCGCGCTGCAGCGGCGCGAAAGCCGTGGCCTGCACTTCTCCCGCGATTATCCCGAAACCCTGCCCAAGGCGCTGCCGAGCATCCTGACGCCACCGCGCCGCAACTAA
- a CDS encoding transglutaminase family protein — translation MQLTIRHETRYIYTAPLAYTIQQLHMTPRKEPQQQVHSWHLNVPGHVHAYTDAFGNLSHMMTLDTQHRGLDIVASGIVETTAPLKGRVPNSDALSPLLFTAPTRLTEATPGILELAASCLPDGQAQSRDLMSLAEHIFGAVRYQSGATAVTTTASDALALGQGVCQDHAHLFLACCHAHGIPARYVSGYIDPENSDHAASHAWVDAWVQDKDYHGWISIDVTHARLMTDAYCRLAIGRDYDGAAPIRGVRRGGGIESMEVTVDISTR, via the coding sequence ATGCAACTGACCATACGGCACGAAACGCGCTATATCTATACGGCGCCGCTGGCCTACACCATCCAGCAACTGCACATGACGCCGCGCAAGGAGCCGCAGCAGCAGGTGCATTCCTGGCACCTGAACGTGCCTGGTCATGTGCATGCTTATACCGATGCGTTCGGCAACCTGTCGCACATGATGACGCTGGACACCCAGCACCGGGGGCTGGACATCGTTGCGTCGGGCATAGTCGAGACCACGGCCCCGCTCAAGGGCCGCGTGCCGAACAGCGATGCGCTGTCGCCGCTGTTGTTCACGGCGCCTACCCGGCTGACCGAAGCCACGCCCGGCATTCTCGAATTGGCTGCCTCGTGCCTGCCCGATGGCCAGGCCCAATCGCGCGACCTCATGAGCTTAGCCGAGCACATCTTTGGTGCAGTCCGGTATCAAAGCGGTGCAACGGCGGTCACGACCACGGCCAGCGATGCCCTGGCTCTGGGCCAGGGCGTGTGCCAGGATCACGCCCACCTGTTCCTGGCTTGCTGCCATGCACATGGCATTCCGGCGCGCTATGTATCCGGTTACATCGATCCGGAAAACAGCGACCACGCGGCCAGCCATGCCTGGGTGGACGCCTGGGTGCAGGACAAGGATTATCACGGCTGGATCAGCATCGACGTTACCCATGCGCGCCTGATGACCGATGCATATTGCCGGCTGGCGATCGGGCGCGACTATGACGGCGCCGCGCCGATACGCGGCGTGCGGCGCGGCGGCGGCATTGAATCGATGGAGGTGACAGTCGATATTTCCACCCGGTAG
- a CDS encoding GNAT family N-acetyltransferase has product MATVRTAIHADIPAMEALIRRSGIALSEGFYTPEQARAVTDHVFGVDTQLVIDQTYFVVEDGGEMVACGGWSRRATLFGADRMKQEADPLLDPATEPARIRAFFVEPSAARRGYGKLLLAWCTTAAAAGGFTTLELAATLPGVPLYLACGFNEIQRLELDLPGPVRVPLVRMHKAIAVK; this is encoded by the coding sequence ATGGCGACCGTCCGCACCGCCATCCACGCCGACATTCCTGCCATGGAGGCGCTGATCCGCCGCTCGGGTATCGCGTTGAGCGAGGGCTTCTATACGCCGGAGCAGGCGCGCGCGGTCACCGACCATGTGTTCGGGGTCGATACCCAGCTGGTGATCGACCAGACTTACTTCGTGGTCGAAGACGGTGGAGAGATGGTGGCATGTGGCGGCTGGAGCCGCCGCGCCACGCTGTTCGGCGCCGACCGTATGAAGCAGGAAGCCGATCCCCTGCTCGACCCGGCCACCGAACCGGCGCGCATCCGTGCCTTTTTTGTGGAGCCGTCGGCTGCCCGGCGCGGCTACGGCAAACTGCTGCTGGCCTGGTGCACCACCGCTGCGGCCGCCGGCGGCTTCACCACGCTGGAACTGGCCGCCACCCTGCCGGGCGTGCCGCTGTACCTGGCGTGTGGTTTCAACGAAATCCAGCGTCTCGAGCTGGACCTTCCTGGTCCGGTACGGGTACCGCTGGTCCGGATGCACAAGGCGATTGCAGTGAAATAA
- a CDS encoding sensor histidine kinase encodes MGNATDRTWQQSHGVRASLAALVIASILPVAAVAAVIIVGIYHKERAQLISNTVARAHAMINAVDHDFSNTRVALSALGTSRMLSSGDLRGFHARAVEALANLHADSILVLDTDGRMLMSTRRPYGARLPVLASTPLLRRILADGQPGVSDLFTGPINKTLIYTVGVPIRRDGRIVMTLNATATPAQLAHVIAEQRLPPTWRASVIDTAGRVVARSHEIDRYAGQRLSDDQLRPATAAQEGGFETRTLDGIDVFVVFSRSPQSGWSAYLGIPLRELNAGLHSTMTWLIGATLAALAAGLGLAWLMGGRITRSVQALIPPALAIGEGSVPVIPALHFREAHELGQALRNAGASVRDARAASQESAQRLTLAANAAHLGIWVRDLHQHTIWVSDQWRALFGFGKEQQVDLADLLDRVHADDRPHVAQTFDSARLGAPRYDIEYRIVLPDGGLRWIGSQGSVEFDYSGHPALVRGVSLDITARKLAELDARQKQKEVTHLSRLAVLGELSGALAHELNQPLTAILSNAQAARRFMAQQPPNLAEVDEILDDIIAEDQRAGAVIERLRRLFDKSETPRAPVNLHRLAKDVIHLLRNDLINHGMVVHTDFAATAATTEADAVQLQQVLINLLMNACDAMAGALPAHAVITVRTATEGPDAVRLSVIDSGSGIADADLARIFEPFYTTKARGMGLGLSICRNIVAAHQGRLWAENNPDGGASVHLRLPLAHEAAP; translated from the coding sequence ATGGGCAATGCAACCGATCGGACCTGGCAGCAATCGCACGGCGTGCGCGCCAGCCTGGCCGCGCTGGTCATCGCCAGTATCCTGCCGGTGGCTGCCGTGGCTGCTGTCATCATCGTCGGTATTTACCACAAGGAACGAGCCCAACTGATCAGCAACACGGTGGCGCGCGCCCACGCCATGATCAATGCGGTCGACCATGATTTCAGCAATACCAGGGTGGCGCTCAGCGCCCTCGGCACCTCCAGAATGCTGTCGTCCGGCGACTTGCGCGGCTTTCATGCACGTGCCGTCGAGGCGCTGGCCAATCTGCATGCCGACAGCATCCTGGTACTCGATACCGATGGCCGCATGCTGATGTCCACCCGGCGACCCTACGGCGCACGACTGCCGGTGCTGGCCAGCACGCCGCTCCTGCGGCGCATCCTGGCCGACGGCCAGCCCGGCGTTTCCGACCTGTTCACCGGGCCCATCAATAAAACCCTCATCTACACGGTAGGCGTGCCCATTCGCCGCGATGGCCGCATCGTCATGACGCTCAATGCCACCGCCACCCCCGCCCAGCTGGCCCACGTGATTGCGGAGCAGCGCCTGCCCCCCACCTGGCGCGCCAGCGTGATCGACACCGCCGGCCGGGTGGTGGCCCGCTCGCACGAAATCGACAGATATGCGGGCCAGCGCCTCAGCGACGACCAGTTACGGCCTGCTACCGCCGCCCAGGAAGGCGGTTTCGAAACCCGCACCCTCGACGGCATTGATGTGTTCGTCGTCTTCAGCCGCTCGCCACAGAGCGGATGGTCCGCTTACCTCGGCATACCGCTGCGCGAACTTAACGCCGGGCTGCACAGCACCATGACCTGGCTGATCGGCGCCACGCTCGCCGCACTGGCAGCCGGACTGGGATTGGCCTGGCTGATGGGCGGACGCATCACGCGCTCGGTACAAGCGCTGATCCCGCCAGCGCTGGCCATCGGCGAAGGTAGCGTGCCGGTGATTCCAGCATTGCATTTTCGCGAAGCGCATGAACTGGGCCAAGCGCTGCGCAATGCCGGCGCCAGCGTCCGCGATGCGCGCGCCGCGTCGCAGGAAAGCGCGCAGCGCCTGACGCTCGCTGCCAATGCCGCGCACCTGGGCATCTGGGTCCGCGACCTGCACCAGCACACCATCTGGGTTTCGGACCAATGGCGCGCCCTGTTCGGCTTTGGCAAGGAACAGCAGGTGGACCTGGCCGACCTGCTGGACCGGGTGCACGCCGACGACCGCCCCCACGTCGCGCAGACGTTCGACAGCGCCAGGCTTGGCGCACCGCGTTACGATATCGAGTACCGTATCGTGCTGCCCGACGGCGGGCTGCGCTGGATCGGTTCACAAGGCAGCGTGGAGTTCGACTACAGCGGCCACCCGGCACTGGTGCGCGGCGTATCGCTCGACATCACCGCACGCAAGCTGGCCGAACTCGATGCGCGGCAGAAGCAGAAGGAGGTCACCCATCTGTCGCGGCTAGCCGTGCTCGGTGAACTGTCGGGAGCACTGGCGCACGAGTTGAATCAGCCGCTCACGGCCATTCTCAGCAACGCGCAGGCGGCGCGCCGCTTCATGGCGCAACAACCGCCGAACCTGGCCGAAGTTGACGAGATCCTCGACGACATCATCGCCGAAGACCAGCGCGCGGGCGCGGTGATCGAGCGCCTGCGCCGGTTGTTCGACAAGAGCGAGACGCCGCGCGCACCCGTGAACCTGCACCGGCTGGCGAAGGACGTGATCCACCTGCTGCGCAACGACCTGATCAACCATGGCATGGTCGTGCATACCGATTTTGCGGCGACTGCGGCCACCACCGAAGCTGACGCAGTGCAACTGCAGCAGGTCCTGATCAACCTCCTGATGAACGCCTGCGATGCCATGGCCGGTGCCTTGCCTGCACACGCGGTCATTACCGTGCGCACCGCGACCGAGGGGCCTGATGCCGTGCGACTGAGCGTGATCGACAGCGGCAGCGGCATCGCCGACGCCGACCTGGCCCGCATCTTCGAGCCGTTCTACACCACCAAGGCGCGCGGCATGGGACTGGGCTTGTCGATCTGCCGTAACATCGTCGCCGCCCACCAGGGCCGCTTGTGGGCCGAAAACAATCCGGATGGCGGCGCCAGCGTGCATTTGCGCCTGCCGCTGGCGCACGAGGCAGCACCATGA
- a CDS encoding TIGR03013 family XrtA/PEP-CTERM system glycosyltransferase, translating into MEASAFLPTGEPIVIRIFHHYVSRMAFLLLLMEVLLLVTAALASAPLLLPGQALTPDTLYLPSAAFALVLVFSMGALGMYQQNTLRRILPSFLLGFCLFSLLAMLLPAPQFGRLGSMVFVLGGAAVLLARLVVFTSAGSRMLEKRLMIVGHGAAAHECLELAGGGGFHRFRVVGCVPVEGEQPRVPPAMVLPPDLSLLALARRYAADEIIVSVSDRRNGGFPVRQLLECAVGGVRVTDAATFFEREACQIRLDSLQPSYLIFGGGFDQSLFRAAVKRAFDLAASAFIGLATMPVMLLAALAIRLEDGGPVFYQQERVGRDNRLFRVLKFRSMRIDAERDGTPTWATEDDPRVTRVGRWLRKLRIDELPQMLNVFKGEMSFVGPRPERSYFVEQLARDIAYYNMRHGIKPGITGLAQVRYSYGASFDDAVCNLLAALGEQPAAGNQVYNVALGHRTSLNELYLLLQELLVDRYGHLRDFQPAYADFRAGDVRHSQADITKAADLLGYAPTHDLRRGLRQALRWYIEQLDHGRRA; encoded by the coding sequence ATGGAAGCTTCCGCGTTTTTACCCACCGGGGAGCCGATCGTGATCCGTATTTTTCATCACTATGTATCGAGAATGGCGTTCCTGCTGCTCCTGATGGAAGTGCTGCTGCTGGTCACGGCGGCCCTGGCCAGTGCACCGTTGCTGCTGCCGGGCCAGGCATTGACGCCCGATACCCTGTATCTGCCGTCCGCCGCATTCGCGCTGGTGCTGGTGTTTTCGATGGGGGCGCTGGGCATGTACCAGCAGAACACCCTGCGCCGGATATTGCCTTCGTTCCTGCTCGGCTTTTGCCTGTTCAGCCTCCTGGCCATGCTGCTGCCGGCGCCGCAGTTCGGGCGCCTGGGCAGCATGGTGTTCGTGCTCGGCGGCGCGGCCGTGCTGCTGGCGCGGCTGGTGGTGTTCACGTCGGCCGGTTCGCGCATGCTGGAAAAGCGCCTGATGATCGTCGGCCACGGCGCGGCCGCGCACGAATGCCTGGAGCTTGCGGGTGGCGGCGGCTTTCACCGCTTCCGGGTGGTCGGCTGCGTGCCGGTCGAGGGAGAACAGCCGCGCGTGCCGCCCGCGATGGTGCTGCCGCCGGACCTGTCGTTGCTGGCGCTGGCGCGGCGCTACGCGGCCGATGAAATCATCGTCTCGGTGTCGGATCGCCGCAACGGCGGCTTCCCGGTGCGCCAACTGCTCGAATGCGCGGTGGGCGGCGTGCGCGTCACCGACGCCGCCACTTTTTTCGAGCGCGAGGCATGCCAGATCCGGCTCGATTCGCTGCAACCGAGCTACCTGATTTTCGGCGGTGGCTTTGACCAGAGCCTGTTCCGGGCTGCCGTCAAACGCGCGTTCGACCTGGCTGCCAGCGCCTTTATCGGGCTGGCGACGATGCCGGTAATGCTGCTGGCCGCGCTGGCCATACGCCTGGAAGATGGGGGACCGGTGTTCTACCAGCAGGAGCGGGTGGGACGCGACAACCGCCTGTTCCGGGTGCTGAAGTTTCGCAGCATGCGCATCGACGCGGAGCGCGACGGCACGCCCACCTGGGCTACCGAGGACGATCCGCGCGTGACCCGCGTGGGCCGCTGGCTGCGCAAGCTGCGCATCGACGAACTGCCGCAGATGCTCAACGTGTTCAAGGGCGAGATGAGTTTTGTCGGACCCCGTCCGGAACGCAGCTATTTTGTCGAACAACTGGCGCGCGACATCGCCTACTACAATATGCGGCACGGGATCAAGCCGGGCATCACCGGCCTGGCGCAAGTGCGCTACAGCTACGGCGCCTCGTTTGACGACGCCGTGTGCAACCTGCTGGCCGCGCTGGGCGAGCAACCGGCCGCCGGCAACCAGGTGTACAACGTAGCGCTGGGCCATCGCACCAGCCTCAACGAGCTGTACTTGCTGTTGCAGGAATTGCTGGTGGACCGCTACGGCCACCTGCGCGACTTTCAGCCGGCCTACGCCGATTTTCGCGCCGGCGACGTGCGCCACTCGCAGGCCGACATTACCAAGGCCGCTGACCTGCTCGGCTATGCACCCACCCACGACCTGCGGCGTGGCCTGCGCCAGGCATTACGCTGGTATATCGAACAACTGGACCACGGCCGGCGCGCATAA
- a CDS encoding proteasome-type protease: protein MTYCVAMRLDAGLVFLSDSRTNAGVDQVGTFRKMSVFDVPGDRTMVMMTAGNLSISQSIRQLVADYVSADGRSIWNVTSMFEAARLMGDVVRRVHERDAKALAEFGIDFNVSIILGGQIGAERCRLFQIYSAGNFIESHDENTYFQIGEAKYGKPIIDRVITPATSLDDAAKCALISMDSTLRSNVSVGLPLDLLVYEQGALAITHFVTIDQRNQYFQMIRNTWGDQLKQVFEGLDKPVWDAAPDTRDNVLHASTATAKPMRVPAPAGVAVATAPRVPLQTLAQQFTDGQQ, encoded by the coding sequence ATGACTTATTGTGTGGCCATGCGCCTCGACGCCGGCCTGGTGTTTTTATCGGATTCGCGAACCAACGCGGGTGTGGACCAGGTGGGTACTTTCCGCAAGATGAGCGTTTTTGACGTCCCAGGCGACCGCACCATGGTCATGATGACTGCTGGTAACCTGTCGATCTCGCAATCGATCCGGCAACTGGTAGCAGACTATGTCAGCGCGGACGGACGCAGCATCTGGAATGTCACCAGCATGTTCGAAGCGGCGCGCCTGATGGGCGATGTCGTGCGGCGGGTGCACGAGCGCGATGCCAAAGCGCTGGCCGAGTTCGGCATCGACTTCAATGTCAGCATCATTCTCGGTGGCCAGATCGGCGCCGAGCGCTGCCGCCTGTTCCAGATTTATTCTGCAGGCAACTTCATCGAATCGCACGATGAAAACACCTATTTCCAGATCGGCGAGGCCAAGTATGGCAAGCCGATCATCGACCGCGTGATCACGCCTGCCACCAGCCTCGACGATGCAGCCAAGTGCGCGCTGATTTCGATGGATTCCACCTTGCGCTCGAACGTCTCGGTCGGCTTGCCACTCGATTTGCTCGTGTATGAGCAAGGCGCGCTGGCCATCACCCACTTTGTCACCATCGACCAGCGCAACCAGTACTTCCAGATGATCCGCAACACCTGGGGCGACCAGCTCAAGCAGGTGTTCGAAGGACTGGACAAGCCGGTATGGGACGCTGCGCCCGATACCCGCGACAACGTGCTGCATGCCAGTACCGCGACGGCCAAGCCGATGCGCGTACCGGCGCCGGCCGGCGTCGCGGTCGCCACCGCACCCAGGGTGCCGCTGCAAACTTTGGCGCAGCAGTTCACCGACGGTCAGCAGTAA
- a CDS encoding Hpt domain-containing protein translates to MPDTPRSHTDDDVFSVTTLLKYMGNDDKALAVVTKIVRDACAPRQAPLDQAHAAIDDGRLAEAGKIFHGLRGSVGSLGAKRLVAASLALEQALVARDAAAIPALLDAASAEYNAVLAAADAWLAQL, encoded by the coding sequence ATGCCTGATACCCCCCGGTCACATACCGACGACGACGTATTCTCGGTTACCACGCTGCTCAAATACATGGGCAACGACGACAAGGCGCTGGCCGTTGTCACCAAGATCGTCCGCGATGCCTGCGCCCCGCGCCAGGCGCCGCTCGACCAGGCCCACGCCGCCATCGATGACGGCCGCCTGGCCGAAGCAGGAAAAATCTTCCACGGCCTGCGCGGTTCGGTGGGCAGCCTCGGCGCCAAGCGCCTGGTCGCCGCCTCGCTGGCGCTGGAACAGGCCTTGGTCGCGCGCGATGCCGCCGCCATCCCTGCCCTGCTGGACGCCGCCAGCGCCGAATATAACGCCGTACTGGCTGCGGCCGACGCTTGGCTGGCACAGCTGTAA